The DNA region CAGGACCAGCTGGAGAAAGGCGAAAAAACAACGGCGGAGATGATTCCGCCGTTACTTTTTCCCCGGCTGAAAAATTTATACAGCCGCCGTGCCGCGCGATTGCGCGACCTGGCGGCGAAAAATCCACTCGGCGACTATCTGCGCTTCGCGGCGACGATCGCGGAAGCGCAGGAGATTGTGCTGTATGACCATCCGCTGCACATGGATCTTCATGCCCGGCTGACGCAGAGCGCCCGCGAGGGCAAGCCGCCGCTCAATATTCACACCCTGCCGCGCGATCCGCACTGGCAGCGGCTGCTCCATTCGCTGATTGCCGAGCTGAAGCCGGAGATGAGCGGCCAGGCGCTGGCGGTGCTGGAGAATCTGGAAAAGGCCTCTGCCACGGAGCTGGAGACACTGGCCAGCGCCCTGTTTACCGGCGAGTATGCGCAGGTCAGCAGCGATAAAGCGCCCTTTATCTGGGCAGCCCTCTCGCTCTACTGGGCACAGATGGCCGCGCTGATCCCCGGCAAAGCGCGGGCGGAGATGGGCGAGCAGCGCCAGTTCTGCCCGGTCTGCGCCAGTATGCCGGTCGCCAGCGTGGTGCACATGGGCAGCCACGAAGGCGCGCGCTATCTGCACTGCAATCTGTGCGAGAGTGAGTGGCATGTGGTACGCAGCAAATGCACCCAGTGCGAACAGTCCCGGGATCTGCACTACTGGTCGCTCGAAAGCGAACAGGCGGCCGTGAAGGCCGAGAGCTGCGGCGACTGTGGCACCTATCTGAAGATGCTCTATCAGGAAAAAGATCCGGCCATTGAACCGGTGGCGGATGACCTGGCGTCGCTGATACTGGATGCCAGAATGGAGCAGGAAGGCTTCGCGCGCAGTAGTCTCAATCCCTTTATGTTTCCTGGCGAATAGTCACTGACTCCGGAGAACCCGATGAAACTTATTGGCAGCTACACCAGTCCGTTTGTGCGAAAGATTTCAGTCATCATGCTGGAAAAAGGCATTACGTTTGAATTCGTTAACGCATCGCCTTACAGCGATGACAGCCATGTGCCGCACTACAATCCGCTGGGCAAAGTCCCGGCGCTGGTCGCTGATGATAAGCAAATCTGGTTCGATTCCGGCATCATCGCGGAATTTCTGGAGCAGCGCGGCGCGGAACCGCACCTGCTGCCAGCCGATCCGCTGGCGTCACTTAACATCCGCCAGATGGAGAAGCTGGCGGATGGCATCTGCGATGCCGCGCTGGTAATCGTCCGCGAGCAGTTGCGTCCGGGCGATCGTCAGTCAGAAGAGGTGCTGCTGCGTCATCGGGAAAAGATTCAGCGCAGTCTGGACATGCTGGAGGCGAAGGTGGCAGAGGGAAAATGGCTCAATAACGGCCAGCTCAATCTGGCGGATATCGCTACCGGCTGCATGATCGGCTACCTCAATTTCCGCCGCGTGGTGCCGAACTGGTGCGTCGGGCGACCAGCGCTGGTGAAGCTGGCGGAAACATTGTTTCAGCGCGAGAGCTTTGCGCGGACGACGCCGCCTGCGGCGTGAGGGGTGCGATGAGCCAGCCGAACCCGCTGCCACAGCTGACCATTAAAGGCCGCTGGCTGGAAGCGCTGGGATTTACGACCGGGCAGAAGATCGAGGTTATCAGCGGGCCGGGACAGTTGATCATCCGGCTGGCGGATGAAGGATAACTGGCTGACCTTTAATGTAAAATCCCAGCCACAAGGGCTGGGATCGGTGAGTTTATTTAACCGACGTTTTGCTATCTTTTCGCTCTTGTAGTCGGGTTTTTATCCAGAGACCAATTCCAAGAGTTACGCCGATAACTAAACCTTTTTTTAGCGAAAGCAGAATAGTTTCTGTCCAGTCAAACAAAAAAGAACCGACTTTAAAATAAATCAGCACTGAGCCAATAAAGCTCGCTACAAAGCAAATAAAAAAAAAACACAAAAGAACAACGATAAATAAGAGTTACGAGTTCACGTGTTTTATTTTTTTGCATCTTTTTGTTCCATTTTATCAAGAGTATCTTTTGTAATTCCACCGACTATTTCACTTGCTGCTGAGCCACCAACAGCACCAATTACTCCAGCGGTGCCTTCTTTGGCTGCTGTAGATAATCCACCAGTAATGTACTTATCCGCTTTACTCCCTGCGACAGAGCCTATTCCTGCGCCAATAACCGAATTTACTGGGTTTTCTCCCTTGATCCCGCTGCTAATCGCTGCCCCGCCCATATTAATGGACGCTGATACACCGATGCCTTTACCCGTGGTGGCGGCTGACGTTATGCCAGCCATAATCAGGTCAACATAACTGAACGGATCTTTTCCGCCTAATTGGGATACACCATTAACAGTGGCTCCTATTGCTGCATTAATGGCGATGGTTTCTTTTATTGTGCTGCCAAGCATTGATCCACTAAACGTTAATGGCAGATCACCGATACTCGCATTCGATTTATGGTAGCCCCAGGTATTCATAATGCTCTGAGCCTTGCTCATCGCTTCAGAGTCAGGATTCCGTTTCACATAGTCCTGACCCGACAGCAATCCTTTCACCAGTTCCTGTGATACCGCTGAGCCATATTCTTTTTCCATCTCAGCAGCGTAGACCCGCAGATAACCGGCCAGCTCAGCCCGCTCCGTGCTGTTCATCTGCGACGAATCTTTAGTGAATTTGGATACCAGCGCATCGCTGCGTTTATCGGCATTTTCCAGTTTCAGCAGCTCATTCGCAGCGGCCAGAGACTTATCGCCCTGTCTGATTTTCTCAATCGCCTTATCAAGCCTGTCTGAGGATGTGGCGCTGAGGAAGTTATTCTCAACCGCATTTTTACCCGCCTGCGCCCCCGCCACCGCACCGCCCGCGCTGTCTCCCACTACACCGCCCGCCAGACCCGCCGCCAGCGTCCCCAGCGCACTTATCGTCTGGCGCTGCTCTTCGCTCAGGTCGTCACGCCTGACACCCGGATACAGCTGCTGCGCGATGTACTCGCCCATCGCCGCGCCCGATGCCCCGGCCAGCGCCGAGTTGCCCGCCGCATACGAGGTTAGCGACAATCACCTGCGCCCGTCCGCCCGCCACTTCCAGATAACCGCGAAGCTGGCTGGGATTATTGCTCTTCACTTCGTTGAGGATCACCCGCGCCGGTGCTGCGCCGGGCTTGAGATCGGGGTTGCCCTGAATCATTCCGGCCAGTTGCGTGGAGGTTACCTGTTCCGCCTTTCTCCCTCTGGGAGGCCTGGCGCTTTCTCATAGCTCACGCGCTGGTATCTCGGCTCGGTGTAGGTCGTTCGCTCCAGGGCCAGGTGTATGCACGAACACCCCCCGTTCAGCCCGACTGCTGCGCCCCTTCCGGTAACTATCGTCTTGAGTCCAACCCGGAAAGACACGTAAAAACGCCACTGGCAGCAGCCACTGGTAACTGAACAAGGTGGATTTAGATATGAGACTTCTTCAAGTGGTGGCC from Pantoea deleyi includes:
- the fdhE gene encoding formate dehydrogenase accessory protein FdhE, producing the protein MSIRIIPQDQLEKGEKTTAEMIPPLLFPRLKNLYSRRAARLRDLAAKNPLGDYLRFAATIAEAQEIVLYDHPLHMDLHARLTQSAREGKPPLNIHTLPRDPHWQRLLHSLIAELKPEMSGQALAVLENLEKASATELETLASALFTGEYAQVSSDKAPFIWAALSLYWAQMAALIPGKARAEMGEQRQFCPVCASMPVASVVHMGSHEGARYLHCNLCESEWHVVRSKCTQCEQSRDLHYWSLESEQAAVKAESCGDCGTYLKMLYQEKDPAIEPVADDLASLILDARMEQEGFARSSLNPFMFPGE
- a CDS encoding glutathione S-transferase, coding for MKLIGSYTSPFVRKISVIMLEKGITFEFVNASPYSDDSHVPHYNPLGKVPALVADDKQIWFDSGIIAEFLEQRGAEPHLLPADPLASLNIRQMEKLADGICDAALVIVREQLRPGDRQSEEVLLRHREKIQRSLDMLEAKVAEGKWLNNGQLNLADIATGCMIGYLNFRRVVPNWCVGRPALVKLAETLFQRESFARTTPPAA
- a CDS encoding SymE family type I addiction module toxin, producing the protein MSQPNPLPQLTIKGRWLEALGFTTGQKIEVISGPGQLIIRLADEG
- a CDS encoding replication initiation protein, which translates into the protein MYARTPPVQPDCCAPSGNYRLESNPERHVKTPLAAATGN